The following DNA comes from Armatimonadota bacterium.
CGGCGCCACCTTGGTGCTCTACGAAGGGGCGGTGGACCACCCCCATCCGGGTCGGCTGTGGGAGATCGTGGATCGGCACCGGGTGAGCATCCTGGGGTTGGCCCCCACCGCGGTGCGGGCCCTCCTGCGGTACGGCGAGGAACCCGTGCGCAAAGCGGATCTCGGTTCCCTGCGGATCCTGGGCTCCACCGGGGAGCCGTGGAACCCGGAGCCGTACCTCTGGTACTTCCACCACGTGGGAAGAGGCCGCTGTCCCATCATCAACTACTCGGGAGGGACCGAGGTCTCGGGAGGGATCGTGGCGGGCACGGTGATCCACCCGTGCCGGCCATGCGCGTTCACCGGACCGTGTCTGGGGATCGCCGCGGACATCTATGACCCGGAGGGCCGTCCCGTGGGCCCGGGGGAGGTTGGGGAACTGGTGGTCACCAAGCCCTGGCCCGGGATGACCCGGGGGTTTTGGCGGGACCCCCAGCGGTACCTGGAGACCTACTGGTCCCGGTGGCCCGGAGTATGGGTGCATGGGGACTGGGCGGTGCGGGACGTGGATGGGTTCTGGTACATCCTGGGGCGATCCGACGACACCATCAAGGTGGCCGGGAAGAGGGTGGGCCCCGCGGAGGTGGAATCCGCCCTCACCGCGCACCCTGCGGTGAGCGAGGCCGCGGCCATCGGGGTACCGCATCCGCTCAAGGGCGAGGCGGTGGTTTGCTTCGTGGTCCTTCGGCCCGGGTACGAACCCACGGACCCGCTGCGGGAGGAGCTGCGGAGGGAGGTGGCGGACCGACTCGGGAAAGCGCTCATCCCCGAAGAGATTCGGTTCGCGCGGGAACTCCCCAGAACCCGCAACGCCAAGATCATGCGGCGGGTGATCCGGGCCGCCTACCTGGGACAGGATCCAGGAGATCTCTCGGGCCTGGAGAACCCGCAGGCGGTGGAGGAGATCCGGCAGGCCCGCTAGGCCTATACGGCTTGCCGGAGGGTCCGCTCTGCCGCCAGCAGAGGATCCTCCTCTCCCTCCGAGGTCGCCCACCCCACCTGCAGCGAGACCCGGAGATCCGGGTGCTCCGGGAGCCGCAGGTGGGAGGCGGCCAGGCGGATCTGATCCGCGACCCGCTCGGTCCGCTCCCGGGTGGTGCCCGGGAGCAGCAGGACAAACCGATCCCGCTCCAGACGGGCCACGGTGTCCGTCTTGCGGACGTGCTCCCGCAAGAGCCGGGCCACCTCCTGCACCAGCCTGTCGCCCAAGCGGGCCCCGTAGGCCGCGTAGATTCCCGCCAGGTTGCGAAGATCCACCCGGATCACCCCAAGCCGCTCCCCGAACCGCCGGCTGCGGGCCACGGCGGAGCGGTAGACCTGCTGGAATGCCTCGGCGGTCAGCAGGCCCGTGAGGAAATCCCGCTGGGCCTGCGGAGACGTTCCGGTTTCCCAGAGGAGGCGGTGACGGGCAAGGGCATGGTTCAGAAGGAGCAGAACCTCCGCGGTGGGTTGATCCGCAGGCAGGTAGTCATCCGCACCGGTCCGAAGCGCCTCCGCGAGGAGATCCCGCTGGCCCTCCTCCCCCACCACCAGGATGGGTGTGCCGCGGTAGGCGCGGAGGGTGGCCACAAGATCGGAAGGGCGGACAGCGAGCCCTCCCACGGTGATCAGGATGAGCTCGTAGTCCTCGAAGCGTACCAGCTCCAGGGCTTCCTCCACATCCGCCGTGGTCCGCAGGGTCCAGAGGGTACCCAGCGCCTCCTCCCACCCTGGGGGTAGCGCGTGGCCGATCACCAGGACGTGCCGCCTCTCGCCCGGCGGGGAGACGGAGAGGCGGGGAGGATGTAGGAGTTTGCTCAGCTTTCTCGTCCACCGATCCATTCTGAGATCCCCCGGCTAGGGCTCCGGTAGGAGCCGTACCTCGAACCCGTCCGCCCGTACCCGCCGCGCCACCTCCCCGGCCACGCGCTCCGGCACGTGGTGCACCACCAGGGTGTAGACCTGCACGGTCAGGGGATCCACCACCGCCACAAACCCGTACCGCTGCACCTGTCGGCGCCTCATCTCGGCCTCAGGAGCCGTGCGGAAGGTGCCGGACCGGACCCGGTAGACGGCCCCCGCCCGCACCACCTCGGAGGGGATCCCGAGGGAACTCAGCAGCACCGCCCGCTGCTCCGCCGCGGACCGGGAGGGAAGGGGGACGGAGAGAACGTGGTACCCGGCTACCCGTGTCCGCACTCCCACCCGTCCCACAATCCCGTAGGCGCGGCGCAACAGGTCCGCGAAGGCCTCCACCCGGGAGAGGTCGGGGACAGGACCGAACAGGATCCGGTAATACCGCGGCGCGGGCATCCCCCCAGGGACGGTGGCCTGCGCACGGATGAGCGGGATCCGCACCGTATCGCCGGAAATTGGGATCCACGAAACGAAGAGCAAGATCGCGGCCACCCACACCGCCACGGGCTTCTCCGGACGGTTTTAACGGTTTTATTCGCTCCGGGCGCGGCCACCCCCTCTTCCGGGAGTTCACATGCCCGTGACGGGAAAGGGTGGTACACTGAGCGTGCAGGCCTGTGCGGAGGCGGAGTATGCAGACCCGGGCAAAGGTGTGGATGGCGGTAGGGGGAGGCCTTGTGTTTGCGGTCGGGGTCCTCGTGGGAGCTTTGTGGGCCCGGATGGGTACCCCACCGGCGATGGTCCCCGCCTCCCTCGTCCAGGCCCCCATGCTCCAGGAGCTCGTCCCCATCCCCGGCCCGGGCCGCCAGCTCCCCGGTCAGCAGCCCCAGCCGGGTCAGGGCTCCCAGGAGTGCGAGACGAAGGTCTATCTCTTCTACAACGGCCGGTTCTACGAGATGCGGCCCGGCCCCGGGTGGGACCGCAACGGGCTTCCCTCCGGGCCTCAGGAGTTTTACCCCCTGCAGCCCGCACCCGGCCCAGGTCCCCTCACGCCCCGCCCCCCCGTACCGGGGCAGCGCTTTTAGGCCCTGGCATGGAAGTTGCTTGAGCCATGCCCTGACACCCGTTCCATGCGGGAAGGGCCATGCGGTTCTGGGTAGGCCGAACGACTTTGGGATGCGTGCTCCTGGCGCTCCTCGCCTCGCAGGCGTCCGGGCAGTCCCTGTGGCTTCCGGTGGTCGGCACCATCGCCTCCGGCTACGGCTGGCGCACAGACCCCTTCGGGGAAGGGTGGAAGGTCCACTGGGGGCTGGACATCGCGGCCCCGGAAGGCGCTCCCGTGGCCGCGCGGGCGGAGGGAACCGTGGTGTTCGCTGGGTGGGCAGGGGCGTACGGGCTAGTGGTGGTGCTGGCCCACGGACAGGACTGGCACACCCTCTACGCCCACCTCAGAACTCTCCACGTGCGGCCCGGCGACCGCGTGCGGGGCGGGGCCATCCTCGGAGAGGTGGGTTCCACGGGCCGGAGCACCGGTCCTCACCTGCACTTCGAGGTGCGTTACCGGGGATTCCCCGTGGACCCACTTCCTTACCTGCGACGCTAGGACCCCCTGGCTCGAACTGCCTGAACCACGGCCTGGAGGTTGGCCTCCGGAGCATCCACGGGGATCACGCATCCAGGGGCCACCACATGGCCGATCCCGCCCGTCTGGGAGAGGGCATCCCGAACCTCCGCCGCGATCTCCTCCGGGGAACGGTCCGCAAAGGACCGCTCATCAATCCCGCCCACGAGACCGAGCGTGGTACGGCTCCGAGCCTCCTGGAGGGAGGGAGGCGTGCGGCGGTCGTGCCAGTTGATCGCGTGCACGGGGTAGTCCGCGAGGAGATCGAAGTATACCCCCTCCCCGTGCAGGTGCAGGATCAGGATCTCCGCGGAGGCTGTGGCTTCCAGTACCCGCAGATCGTAGGGCCGGCCGAAGACCTCGTACTCCTCCTGGGAGACCGCTTCTGCGCAGGCCATCTGGGTGGCAAAGAAAATCCCGTCGGCACCGGCTGCAAGGCACTCCGCGGCGAACCGGGCGGTGACGTCCGCGATGATCTCCAGGCCCACGTGCAGGGCGTCTGGGTCCTCCCGGAGGTAGCGCACCACTGCTTGGTTTCCCGACAGGGTGCGGGCCACCGTGAGGGGGCTAAAGACCGTGGCCAGCACGGGCACTTCCCGGTCCACCGCCTCCCGAATGTGCTTCAAGGCCCGCAGCTCCCGGCCGTAGGCACCCGCGGTCACGTCCAGGGACCGCAGGTGCCGCCAGTCCGCGGCCTTCTGGATGGGGCGGTCAAGGTAGGTGCGCACGCCCTCCCGGTTGGGCCGGTAGGCCGCCCGCAGCCCCCAGTCCTCCCCGTAATAGCCGCTTGCGGGGGTGACCTTCAGGAGGTCAAACCGGAACCGCTCCCAGAACGCCACATGGGCCCGCGCGAGGGACTCCGCCCGCTGGTCCTCGCCGGGAAAGTGCCGCCACAGGGCCACGGGCGGAGGATCCACCCGTTGCCTCCGGAGCGCGGCAAGCACCCGTTCCCGTGGACGCATGGTACAAAAAACCATAATTAAACCCGATGGGGGATTCCTCCTCCCC
Coding sequences within:
- a CDS encoding GGDEF domain-containing response regulator; protein product: MDRWTRKLSKLLHPPRLSVSPPGERRHVLVIGHALPPGWEEALGTLWTLRTTADVEEALELVRFEDYELILITVGGLAVRPSDLVATLRAYRGTPILVVGEEGQRDLLAEALRTGADDYLPADQPTAEVLLLLNHALARHRLLWETGTSPQAQRDFLTGLLTAEAFQQVYRSAVARSRRFGERLGVIRVDLRNLAGIYAAYGARLGDRLVQEVARLLREHVRKTDTVARLERDRFVLLLPGTTRERTERVADQIRLAASHLRLPEHPDLRVSLQVGWATSEGEEDPLLAAERTLRQAV
- a CDS encoding uroporphyrinogen decarboxylase; this translates as MRPRERVLAALRRQRVDPPPVALWRHFPGEDQRAESLARAHVAFWERFRFDLLKVTPASGYYGEDWGLRAAYRPNREGVRTYLDRPIQKAADWRHLRSLDVTAGAYGRELRALKHIREAVDREVPVLATVFSPLTVARTLSGNQAVVRYLREDPDALHVGLEIIADVTARFAAECLAAGADGIFFATQMACAEAVSQEEYEVFGRPYDLRVLEATASAEILILHLHGEGVYFDLLADYPVHAINWHDRRTPPSLQEARSRTTLGLVGGIDERSFADRSPEEIAAEVRDALSQTGGIGHVVAPGCVIPVDAPEANLQAVVQAVRARGS
- a CDS encoding M23 family metallopeptidase; translated protein: MRFWVGRTTLGCVLLALLASQASGQSLWLPVVGTIASGYGWRTDPFGEGWKVHWGLDIAAPEGAPVAARAEGTVVFAGWAGAYGLVVVLAHGQDWHTLYAHLRTLHVRPGDRVRGGAILGEVGSTGRSTGPHLHFEVRYRGFPVDPLPYLRR
- a CDS encoding SPOR domain-containing protein, whose amino-acid sequence is MAVWVAAILLFVSWIPISGDTVRIPLIRAQATVPGGMPAPRYYRILFGPVPDLSRVEAFADLLRRAYGIVGRVGVRTRVAGYHVLSVPLPSRSAAEQRAVLLSSLGIPSEVVRAGAVYRVRSGTFRTAPEAEMRRRQVQRYGFVAVVDPLTVQVYTLVVHHVPERVAGEVARRVRADGFEVRLLPEP